One part of the Sphingobacterium sp. LZ7M1 genome encodes these proteins:
- a CDS encoding NADH-quinone oxidoreductase subunit J produces the protein MELAIFYAFAALTIGSALLVVSLKNTARALFLFFVVLFGMAGLFIFALADFVAITQIMVYVGGVLILMIFAFMLSNKELLADLQNTSSKFLSLPNWQTLLLSLGFLAVMIYGIIEWQENTPKWITENIRSGNVIKSTDNNINQLGLKFMTQYLLPFEVISIFLLAALIGAAHLSRKEDTK, from the coding sequence ATGGAGTTAGCCATATTTTATGCATTTGCCGCATTGACCATTGGTTCAGCCTTGTTGGTAGTCAGTTTAAAAAATACTGCACGAGCATTGTTCCTGTTCTTTGTAGTGCTATTCGGGATGGCAGGATTATTTATTTTCGCATTGGCAGACTTTGTAGCCATTACCCAAATCATGGTCTATGTAGGTGGTGTCCTGATCCTGATGATCTTTGCCTTTATGCTTTCCAATAAAGAGCTATTGGCTGATTTACAGAATACCTCCAGTAAATTCCTTTCCCTTCCGAACTGGCAAACCCTGCTGTTAAGCCTTGGATTTCTTGCTGTAATGATCTATGGGATCATAGAATGGCAAGAAAACACACCGAAATGGATAACCGAAAACATTAGAAGTGGGAATGTTATCAAATCCACCGACAATAATATCAATCAATTGGGATTAAAATTTATGACCCAATATCTTTTACCATTTGAGGTCATTTCCATATTCTTATTGGCAGCCTTGATCGGTGCAGCACACCTTTCCAGAAAGGAGGATACGAAATGA
- the ispG gene encoding (E)-4-hydroxy-3-methylbut-2-enyl-diphosphate synthase — MESKPLTTLAGGYCNSKTAYSRFYTREVQIGDIPMGGNNPIRIQSMTTVDTMDTMGSVEQTIKMVDAGCEYVRITAPSIKEAENLANIKKELRARGYHVPLVADIHFTPNAAEVAARIVEKVRVNPGNYADKKKFDQIDYTDAAYQAELDRIHKKFSPLVKICKEYGTAMRIGTNHGSLSDRIMSRYGDTPEGMVESALEFIRICEDLNYYNLCVSMKSSNPMVMVQAYRLLVEKMVAENMNYPLHLGVTEAGDGEDGRIKSAVGIGTLLEDGLGDTVRVSLTEEPEKEAPVAIALVNRYSKRVTDLAETQEREIIQITPVQETKPYISQEINAFIGGSLVPRIVVDLSQKNLKDPFILSDVGYKYDALLDKYHMGDQSVDFVYFGDSLPSFTMPGNLKQLYNYKTWKELKNKTNIHPIYTLEEFNRAELKDPAMNLIYVSNDLLETEAFANLQMDKTIVFILETDHLHGMADQRQFFANLQEIGIDCPVIIKRSYAAAEFSGPIGDIMNPEEPISKIQLYAATDFGALLIDGLGSGIWLDSEATATDKIASISFGILQATRSRISKTEYISCPSCGRTLFDLQETTQMIRSRTNHLKGLKIGIMGCIVNGPGEMADADYGYVGAGPDKITLYRGKEVVKRNVSSAKALDELIDIIKSDGLWVEEG, encoded by the coding sequence ATGGAAAGTAAGCCTTTGACAACGCTAGCCGGCGGTTATTGCAACAGCAAAACAGCCTATTCAAGATTCTATACCCGAGAGGTGCAGATTGGCGATATCCCAATGGGAGGCAATAACCCAATTCGGATACAAAGTATGACGACGGTCGATACGATGGACACGATGGGCTCAGTAGAACAGACCATTAAGATGGTGGATGCGGGTTGTGAGTATGTTCGTATTACTGCACCGAGTATCAAAGAGGCAGAAAACCTAGCAAACATCAAGAAGGAATTACGGGCAAGAGGGTACCATGTTCCCTTGGTTGCCGATATCCATTTTACGCCCAATGCGGCTGAAGTTGCTGCAAGGATCGTAGAAAAAGTAAGGGTAAATCCAGGAAATTACGCTGACAAAAAGAAGTTTGACCAGATCGATTATACCGATGCTGCCTATCAGGCAGAATTAGATCGAATCCATAAGAAATTTTCGCCTTTGGTAAAGATCTGTAAGGAATATGGTACCGCCATGCGTATCGGCACCAACCATGGTTCACTTTCTGACCGCATCATGAGCCGATATGGCGATACGCCGGAAGGAATGGTGGAGTCAGCATTGGAATTCATCCGAATCTGTGAGGATCTTAATTACTATAACCTTTGTGTTTCGATGAAATCATCCAATCCTATGGTGATGGTCCAGGCCTACCGTTTATTGGTTGAAAAGATGGTAGCCGAAAACATGAACTATCCATTGCATTTGGGTGTGACTGAAGCAGGTGACGGAGAAGATGGTCGTATCAAGTCGGCAGTAGGCATCGGTACTTTATTGGAAGATGGCTTGGGAGATACCGTCCGTGTATCCTTGACAGAGGAACCAGAAAAGGAAGCTCCAGTGGCCATTGCTCTAGTAAATAGATATAGTAAACGCGTAACGGACCTTGCTGAAACTCAAGAGCGAGAGATCATCCAAATCACTCCTGTGCAAGAAACTAAGCCTTATATTTCACAGGAAATCAATGCTTTTATTGGCGGATCATTAGTACCAAGGATTGTCGTGGATCTTTCTCAAAAGAACCTAAAAGATCCATTTATTCTATCTGATGTAGGGTACAAGTATGATGCCTTGCTGGATAAATACCACATGGGAGATCAGTCGGTCGATTTTGTATATTTTGGGGATTCCTTACCATCATTTACGATGCCGGGAAACCTAAAGCAACTCTACAATTACAAAACTTGGAAAGAGCTTAAGAATAAAACGAATATTCATCCCATTTATACCTTAGAGGAATTCAACCGAGCGGAATTGAAAGATCCTGCCATGAATTTAATCTATGTCAGCAATGATCTTTTGGAAACAGAAGCCTTTGCCAATCTGCAGATGGACAAGACAATTGTCTTTATACTGGAAACAGACCACTTGCATGGGATGGCAGACCAAAGGCAATTCTTTGCAAACCTGCAGGAAATCGGGATTGATTGTCCGGTCATTATCAAAAGAAGCTATGCTGCTGCTGAATTTTCGGGCCCCATTGGAGACATCATGAATCCGGAAGAGCCAATTTCAAAAATCCAACTCTATGCGGCAACTGATTTTGGCGCCTTATTGATAGATGGTTTAGGTTCTGGGATCTGGTTGGACTCAGAAGCTACCGCAACAGATAAAATAGCCTCCATCTCATTTGGTATCCTTCAGGCTACGCGCTCCAGAATATCCAAAACTGAATATATCTCCTGCCCTAGCTGCGGAAGAACCCTATTTGACCTTCAAGAAACTACCCAAATGATCCGCAGTAGAACCAATCATTTAAAAGGTTTGAAAATCGGTATCATGGGATGTATTGTGAATGGTCCGGGTGAAATGGCCGATGCTGACTATGGTTATGTCGGTGCAGGACCAGATAAGATTACCTTGTACCGTGGGAAAGAAGTTGTAAAACGTAATGTATCTTCTGCAAAAGCTTTAGATGAATTGATAGACATTATCAAGTCAGATGGGCTATGGGTGGAAGAGGGATAA
- a CDS encoding ABC transporter permease, translating into MIFYYFGEYLLLLKKVFRKPEKMKIYLKEVFHEMTEIGVGSLGLIVIISTFIGAVMTMQIAFQLVSDLIPTSVIGQINRDSNILELGPTISALVLMGKVGSSISSQIGSMRVTEQIDALEIMGINAAGYLILPKIIAGVIMVPALVIVAIACALVGGLLGGALSGAVTPDDYIEGIRGGFNGFTMVVAMVKATVFGFIITSVPAYKGFYVRGGALEVGQAGTRAVVIGCISILACDYLITALML; encoded by the coding sequence ATGATATTTTATTATTTTGGTGAATATCTCTTGTTACTGAAGAAGGTTTTTCGAAAACCTGAGAAAATGAAGATTTACCTAAAGGAGGTCTTCCATGAAATGACAGAGATAGGAGTGGGGTCGTTGGGCTTAATTGTGATCATTTCTACCTTTATTGGTGCGGTAATGACGATGCAGATCGCCTTCCAGTTGGTTTCTGACTTGATTCCAACCTCGGTAATCGGACAGATCAACCGTGACTCCAATATCCTGGAACTTGGACCTACCATTTCTGCCCTCGTATTGATGGGTAAAGTAGGGTCTTCCATCTCCTCCCAAATTGGTTCTATGCGTGTGACAGAACAGATTGATGCCCTGGAGATCATGGGTATCAATGCCGCAGGCTATCTGATCCTCCCGAAGATTATTGCCGGAGTGATCATGGTACCGGCTCTAGTTATTGTCGCTATCGCTTGTGCCTTGGTCGGCGGTCTTCTAGGTGGTGCCCTTTCTGGTGCTGTAACGCCCGATGATTATATCGAAGGTATCCGCGGGGGATTCAATGGCTTTACCATGGTTGTCGCGATGGTGAAGGCCACAGTGTTTGGATTTATTATTACCTCTGTACCGGCCTATAAAGGTTTTTATGTGCGCGGTGGTGCTCTAGAAGTTGGACAGGCTGGAACAAGGGCCGTAGTGATTGGTTGTATTTCCATCTTGGCATGTGACTATTTGATCACTGCATTAATGTTGTAA
- a CDS encoding class I SAM-dependent methyltransferase yields MLNNDTQIQLLTPQHWKDYELIDCGDFEKLERFGELILIRPEPQAVWPKALGDAEWNKRYHIKFKGRSATSGDWMKKNPKTPDRWHIQYKNEDVAIKFRLGLTSFKHVGIFPEQAVNWDYISDSVKSFKTPKPKVLNLFAYTGGASLIAKAAGADTTHVDSIKQVVTWANENQELSGISDIRWVVEDALKFVKRELKRGNTYNGIILDPPAYGHGPKGEKWKLEDHIMEMMRDVVQLLDPKEHFLILNTYSLGFSSVIVENLIKTSFPKVQNLEIGELYLQATAGPKLPLGVFGKFRKIAD; encoded by the coding sequence ATCTTGAACAACGATACCCAAATTCAACTCCTTACACCGCAACACTGGAAAGATTATGAACTGATCGACTGTGGTGATTTTGAAAAACTTGAACGTTTTGGTGAACTGATCCTCATTCGTCCTGAACCACAGGCAGTATGGCCTAAAGCATTGGGCGATGCAGAATGGAATAAACGTTATCATATCAAATTCAAAGGCCGTTCGGCAACCTCAGGAGACTGGATGAAAAAGAACCCGAAGACTCCAGACCGTTGGCATATACAATATAAAAATGAAGATGTAGCCATTAAGTTCAGACTTGGTCTTACTTCATTTAAGCATGTCGGGATATTCCCTGAACAAGCTGTCAATTGGGATTATATCTCCGATTCTGTGAAGTCCTTCAAGACACCTAAACCCAAAGTATTAAACCTTTTTGCTTATACAGGTGGAGCATCTTTGATCGCCAAAGCTGCCGGTGCTGATACCACTCACGTGGATTCCATTAAGCAGGTCGTGACTTGGGCCAATGAAAATCAGGAGCTTTCTGGAATCAGCGATATCCGTTGGGTTGTTGAAGACGCTTTGAAATTCGTAAAACGTGAACTGAAACGCGGGAATACCTATAATGGAATTATCCTTGATCCACCAGCCTATGGACACGGTCCTAAAGGTGAAAAATGGAAATTGGAAGACCATATCATGGAAATGATGCGCGATGTCGTTCAACTATTGGACCCTAAAGAGCACTTCCTGATCCTCAATACATATTCCCTAGGTTTCTCTTCCGTAATCGTCGAAAACCTTATCAAAACCTCCTTCCCCAAAGTCCAAAACCTAGAGATTGGAGAGCTATACCTACAAGCAACTGCAGGTCCAAAATTACCATTAGGTGTTTTTGGGAAGTTCAGGAAAATAGCTGATTAG
- a CDS encoding META domain-containing protein, producing MKKSIFSVLAVVTILFSSCAGAKKTTENQSPDFAEITGNKWRLIELNGKEVPEKLNGKEPFLVFMSEESRYSASGGCNTMSGEYVFAGTNRISFKPGISTMMACEDMETDKLLAEVFKTTNNYTLADGILSLNVGRRMPLAKFAKVDAENSLVGTWELDYIANSSKPFNELYPDKKPTLVFDSSSNKVSGNAGCNTFNSSVTINGKNIKFGPMATTRMACPGEGEPLFLQSIEKVNVQSVNGDQLTLIVGDIATMRFKKIK from the coding sequence ATGAAAAAATCAATTTTTAGTGTGTTAGCTGTAGTAACAATTTTATTTTCAAGTTGTGCTGGCGCTAAGAAAACGACTGAAAACCAATCCCCAGACTTTGCTGAAATCACTGGCAACAAATGGCGCTTGATCGAATTAAATGGAAAAGAAGTGCCTGAAAAACTGAATGGCAAAGAGCCTTTCTTAGTTTTTATGAGTGAAGAGTCTCGTTATTCGGCCTCAGGTGGCTGTAATACCATGTCTGGTGAATATGTATTTGCTGGAACCAATAGGATATCTTTCAAACCTGGTATTTCTACCATGATGGCATGTGAAGATATGGAAACAGATAAATTGTTGGCTGAAGTATTCAAAACGACCAATAACTATACATTAGCTGATGGTATCTTATCCTTAAATGTAGGCCGCAGGATGCCATTAGCAAAATTTGCTAAGGTAGATGCAGAAAATAGCTTGGTAGGTACTTGGGAATTGGACTATATCGCAAATTCTTCAAAACCTTTCAATGAATTGTATCCGGATAAAAAACCGACTCTTGTTTTTGATTCCTCATCAAACAAAGTGTCTGGTAATGCTGGCTGTAACACATTCAACAGTTCTGTAACAATTAATGGTAAGAACATTAAGTTCGGTCCGATGGCGACAACTAGAATGGCCTGTCCAGGCGAAGGTGAACCTCTGTTCCTTCAATCAATTGAAAAGGTAAATGTTCAAAGTGTCAATGGAGACCAACTTACCTTAATCGTTGGTGATATTGCAACCATGAGATTCAAGAAAATCAAATAA
- a CDS encoding 4Fe-4S binding protein yields the protein MILKTTIQGLATAIKGLTLTVRHLFSARKSRRSLDIKQDNYFEEQSGVTTVQYPKVKMPIPEVARYQLDVVIDDCIVCDLCAKACPVDCITIEAIKSPEAIGKTSDGSVKRLYAAEFDIDMAKCMYCGLCTVVCPTECITMTDNYDRVTTNLADLTYSFADMTDEEIKKRKEEWTKFQAEKEAAKNK from the coding sequence TTGATCTTAAAAACGACCATACAAGGGCTGGCAACAGCAATCAAAGGACTTACCCTAACGGTGAGACACCTGTTCAGTGCCCGGAAATCACGTCGTTCCCTAGATATCAAACAGGATAATTACTTTGAAGAGCAGTCCGGTGTAACGACCGTTCAATATCCAAAGGTAAAAATGCCTATTCCTGAAGTAGCCAGGTACCAATTGGATGTAGTGATTGACGATTGTATCGTCTGCGATCTTTGCGCAAAAGCATGCCCAGTAGATTGCATTACGATTGAAGCCATTAAATCACCTGAAGCCATAGGGAAAACCTCTGATGGTTCTGTAAAGAGGCTTTATGCTGCCGAGTTTGATATTGACATGGCAAAATGCATGTACTGTGGACTCTGTACGGTAGTCTGCCCGACGGAATGTATTACCATGACCGATAATTACGATCGAGTAACGACCAATCTTGCGGATTTGACTTATTCCTTTGCGGACATGACGGATGAGGAAATCAAGAAACGTAAAGAGGAATGGACCAAGTTTCAAGCTGAGAAGGAGGCAGCGAAGAATAAATAA
- the purU gene encoding formyltetrahydrofolate deformylase, with amino-acid sequence MNTQTLILIQCTDAVGLVAIISNVLAEQELNIVSMREFVDEANKKFFVRVVCAGELYHKEVLQQALTNRLPSNSQVMINPDQRKRLVILVTKEHHCLADILVRNYFGTFQAEVLAVVGNYDNLQKFTEKFDLPFHYISHENKSKEQFEDELAEVVSSYQADYIVLAKFMRILSPSFVAKFKGKLINIHHSFLPAFIGANPYKQAHDRGVKIIGATAHFVTDDLDEGPIIVQNTKSVDHSYDVSGMRTAGSEIEKAVLSRAIQLLSEDRVMLHGNRTIVFK; translated from the coding sequence ATGAATACGCAAACCTTAATTCTCATCCAGTGTACGGATGCAGTTGGCCTTGTCGCCATCATTTCCAATGTTTTGGCTGAACAGGAGCTTAACATCGTGAGCATGCGCGAGTTTGTTGATGAAGCCAACAAGAAGTTCTTTGTTCGGGTAGTATGCGCCGGCGAACTATACCACAAGGAAGTCCTACAGCAAGCTTTAACAAATAGACTACCTTCCAACAGCCAGGTCATGATCAATCCTGACCAAAGGAAGCGTTTGGTGATCCTGGTCACCAAGGAGCATCACTGTTTGGCAGACATCTTGGTTCGCAATTATTTCGGCACTTTCCAAGCTGAAGTCCTCGCCGTGGTTGGGAACTATGACAACCTGCAGAAATTCACGGAGAAGTTTGACCTCCCTTTCCATTATATCAGCCATGAGAACAAGAGCAAGGAACAGTTTGAAGATGAACTGGCCGAGGTAGTTTCAAGCTATCAAGCGGACTATATTGTCTTGGCGAAATTCATGCGTATCCTTTCCCCTAGTTTTGTTGCCAAGTTTAAGGGCAAACTCATCAACATTCACCATTCCTTCTTGCCAGCTTTTATCGGAGCGAATCCCTATAAGCAGGCGCATGATCGCGGCGTGAAGATCATTGGCGCTACGGCCCACTTCGTTACCGACGACCTCGACGAAGGACCGATCATCGTGCAGAACACCAAATCCGTTGACCACAGCTACGACGTCAGCGGTATGCGCACCGCAGGGTCCGAAATCGAAAAAGCCGTCCTGAGCCGCGCCATCCAGCTCCTCTCCGAAGACCGCGTAATGCTGCACGGAAATAGGACGATTGTTTTTAAGTAG
- a CDS encoding ABC transporter ATP-binding protein: MIEITNIHKSFGDNVVLDGIDAIFEPGKVSQIIGGSGSGKSTLLKCIVGLHQPNQGKVFFDKQEFTKMDFEEKVPIRKEIGMLFQNSALFDSMTVEQNIVFTLDMFTEMSKSEKIDKANFCLERVNLAGKNGLYPSELSGGMKKRVGIARAISMNPKYLFCDEPNSGLDPATSILIDELVQDLTEEYQCTTVVVTHDMNSVMGIGDYILFLYKGKKYWEGSNQDMLKSDNKELNDFVFASPLMKAARNTLKKEQ, translated from the coding sequence ATGATTGAAATAACAAATATTCATAAGTCTTTTGGGGATAATGTGGTATTGGATGGAATCGATGCCATCTTCGAACCTGGAAAAGTAAGTCAGATTATCGGTGGCTCTGGATCAGGAAAAAGTACCCTGTTAAAATGTATTGTCGGATTGCACCAACCTAATCAAGGAAAGGTATTCTTTGACAAACAGGAATTTACCAAAATGGATTTCGAAGAAAAAGTACCCATCCGTAAGGAAATTGGAATGCTATTTCAGAATTCCGCCCTATTTGACTCCATGACCGTGGAACAGAATATCGTCTTCACTTTGGATATGTTTACCGAAATGAGCAAATCTGAAAAGATTGATAAGGCCAACTTCTGTCTGGAACGTGTAAATCTAGCTGGAAAAAACGGTCTATACCCATCGGAACTTTCCGGTGGTATGAAAAAAAGGGTCGGTATTGCCCGTGCAATCAGCATGAATCCCAAATATCTTTTCTGTGATGAACCGAATTCCGGACTTGACCCTGCTACATCCATCCTAATCGATGAATTGGTGCAGGACCTGACCGAAGAATATCAATGTACTACCGTCGTGGTGACACATGATATGAACTCGGTAATGGGGATTGGTGATTACATCCTGTTCCTCTATAAAGGGAAGAAATATTGGGAAGGTTCCAACCAGGATATGTTGAAATCTGACAACAAGGAATTGAATGACTTTGTGTTCGCCAGCCCTTTGATGAAAGCTGCTCGCAATACTTTGAAAAAGGAACAGTAA
- the nuoH gene encoding NADH-quinone oxidoreductase subunit NuoH, whose translation MDSLILNILTPVAIFLFIALFTLFAVYTERKIAGFVQDRLGPMETGKFGLLQTIADILKLLQKEFISPSASDKILFAVAPIIIFVAVFIGYSVVPWGPDLLPSNTHTGLFFIMAVVSIDAIGILMAGWGSNNKYSLLGSIRAIAQMISHELPVGLSLISAVMITQTLNLNEIALNQGVWADQDLYFLGFWKVNDIGGILSWNIFQAPHLIVSYAIFFIASLAECNRAPFDIPEAESELIGGFHTEYGGIRFAFLFLAEYAMMFLVAMLGVVIFLGGWNSPLPNIGAARLADWTTGPVWGVFWTLAKSLFIVAVQIWIRWTLPRFRADQLMTLCWKILIPLAFVCMAISGLWRILIML comes from the coding sequence TTGGACAGCTTAATCTTGAATATCCTAACACCTGTTGCAATATTTTTGTTTATTGCTTTATTTACGCTTTTTGCAGTTTATACGGAGCGTAAGATTGCAGGATTTGTTCAGGATCGATTAGGTCCGATGGAAACGGGCAAATTTGGTTTATTGCAGACCATTGCAGATATCCTAAAATTACTTCAAAAGGAATTTATCTCCCCAAGTGCCTCTGATAAGATTTTGTTTGCTGTAGCACCGATCATTATTTTTGTTGCGGTTTTCATTGGTTATAGTGTTGTCCCTTGGGGACCTGACTTATTACCATCCAATACCCATACAGGTTTATTCTTTATTATGGCTGTCGTATCCATTGATGCCATTGGCATCTTGATGGCTGGTTGGGGATCTAATAACAAATACTCTTTATTAGGTTCTATCCGAGCGATTGCGCAGATGATTTCGCACGAATTACCGGTTGGTCTTTCCTTAATCTCTGCGGTGATGATTACGCAGACCTTAAATTTAAATGAAATCGCACTTAATCAAGGAGTCTGGGCAGATCAAGACCTTTATTTTCTTGGATTTTGGAAGGTGAATGATATTGGTGGAATCTTGTCCTGGAATATTTTTCAGGCTCCCCATCTCATAGTCAGTTATGCCATATTCTTTATCGCATCCTTGGCAGAATGTAACCGGGCGCCATTTGATATTCCCGAAGCTGAGAGTGAGTTGATTGGTGGATTCCATACCGAATACGGTGGTATCAGGTTTGCTTTTTTATTCTTGGCGGAATACGCCATGATGTTTTTGGTAGCCATGTTGGGTGTTGTGATATTCTTAGGAGGCTGGAACAGTCCCCTACCGAATATTGGTGCGGCCAGATTGGCTGATTGGACTACAGGCCCAGTTTGGGGTGTGTTTTGGACATTAGCCAAATCGCTATTTATTGTGGCTGTTCAGATTTGGATCCGTTGGACCTTACCTCGTTTCCGTGCTGACCAGTTGATGACTTTATGTTGGAAAATCCTTATTCCCCTAGCTTTTGTATGCATGGCCATTTCAGGGCTTTGGAGAATATTAATCATGCTATAG
- the nuoK gene encoding NADH-quinone oxidoreductase subunit NuoK, with product MITLTHFLVVSACLFCIGLYAVVAKRNAIMILVGIEFIINAAILNLVAFGRYDKVNYGGQIFALFAIVLAAAAVAVGLAIILNLYRNYKSINPDNITDLRD from the coding sequence ATGATTACATTAACCCATTTTTTGGTCGTATCTGCCTGCCTTTTCTGCATAGGTCTTTATGCCGTTGTCGCAAAGAGAAATGCCATCATGATCCTTGTTGGGATTGAATTTATCATAAACGCCGCCATCTTAAATCTGGTGGCATTTGGCCGATATGATAAGGTGAACTATGGCGGACAGATCTTTGCGCTGTTTGCTATTGTACTGGCCGCAGCAGCGGTGGCGGTTGGACTAGCCATTATCTTAAACCTGTATAGGAATTATAAGAGCATTAACCCTGATAACATAACTGATTTAAGAGACTGA
- a CDS encoding DUF5668 domain-containing protein, translated as MNNKIATGIWLVFAGLVFLLHNLKVIDFNFFSIISLWPLILVSIGVSLLLQGRTYGKFIVIATNILLCGFIFFKGVTSKESMYDHIGNIDVSTGDDVKGPFTQVVSHPIGSETESAKLTINGGAAKYNFAPGTDSSLVLSAKTAQPTASLNLQTKGDKEVKMELTSKMKNNKYNNSLIEVGLSSKPVWDLEFNVGAAAITGDFKQMKLGKLEVNSGASSLNLYLPKPASGTCDIEINTAASKVILYLPKGAACRVETDALFSNNKYEDVDVVLDDVRKSKNYDQESNKYDIKIAGAANSLSILRY; from the coding sequence ATGAACAATAAAATTGCAACAGGTATATGGTTGGTATTCGCAGGATTGGTATTCTTGCTACACAACTTGAAAGTAATAGATTTTAATTTCTTCTCCATAATCAGTTTATGGCCATTGATCCTTGTGTCTATTGGAGTCAGTTTGCTCCTGCAGGGAAGGACTTATGGAAAATTCATCGTTATTGCAACCAACATCTTATTATGTGGTTTTATTTTCTTCAAAGGGGTAACCAGCAAGGAGAGCATGTATGACCATATCGGCAATATTGATGTTTCCACTGGCGATGACGTGAAGGGACCATTTACCCAAGTTGTCTCCCATCCTATCGGCTCAGAAACAGAATCTGCTAAACTGACCATCAATGGCGGTGCAGCAAAGTATAATTTCGCTCCGGGAACAGACTCAAGTCTAGTCCTCAGTGCGAAGACGGCACAACCAACTGCCTCATTGAACTTGCAGACCAAGGGCGATAAAGAGGTGAAAATGGAGTTGACCAGCAAAATGAAGAACAATAAGTACAACAATAGCTTGATTGAGGTTGGCCTTAGCAGTAAGCCTGTATGGGATTTGGAATTCAATGTGGGAGCAGCTGCAATCACAGGAGATTTCAAACAAATGAAACTTGGCAAATTGGAAGTAAATTCTGGTGCAAGTTCACTGAACTTATACTTACCAAAACCAGCTTCTGGTACTTGTGATATTGAGATCAATACCGCTGCTTCCAAAGTGATCTTGTATCTACCAAAAGGAGCTGCCTGTCGTGTTGAAACGGATGCTTTATTCTCCAACAACAAATACGAAGATGTGGATGTGGTTTTGGATGATGTTCGCAAGAGCAAAAACTATGACCAAGAATCCAACAAGTACGACATCAAGATTGCGGGTGCTGCAAATTCATTATCTATCTTACGCTATTAA